The following proteins are encoded in a genomic region of Thermodesulfobacteriota bacterium:
- a CDS encoding methyltransferase domain-containing protein, producing MEIKKGLDYSVLHKLDSPANQLIRKSIFGDQDIGQQSFITPEYLDELIQETGIDSDSHVLDIGSGVGGPALYIANKTGCRLTGIDISDVGVETGNKLASDAGLGDRVDFILGDAMEMPFPDNTFDVSISINVMNVFKDKEGLFRHVVRVLKPKGLFAFLSGTFNMPDDPKIVEDMAHGYLIPQYYDTVDGYKSKLKRAGFMIVKVIEYVWDFRIQNKLWGDAYKKHYDTIVKEQGKENTDLHIIYFDTYLKLIDEGRAGNHLFISQKPGGRVIS from the coding sequence AGGGGTTGGACTATTCTGTACTGCATAAGTTAGACAGCCCGGCTAATCAGTTGATTCGAAAAAGTATCTTCGGAGATCAAGACATCGGTCAGCAGTCATTTATCACTCCCGAATATCTAGATGAATTAATACAGGAGACAGGAATAGATTCCGATAGTCATGTTCTGGATATTGGTAGCGGTGTTGGAGGCCCTGCTCTTTACATAGCGAATAAAACCGGATGCCGATTAACAGGAATAGATATTTCAGATGTCGGAGTCGAAACGGGCAATAAACTTGCTAGCGATGCCGGTCTCGGCGATCGTGTTGATTTCATTCTTGGGGATGCAATGGAGATGCCATTTCCGGATAACACTTTTGATGTATCTATCAGCATCAACGTAATGAATGTGTTTAAAGATAAGGAAGGTCTGTTTCGACATGTAGTGCGAGTTTTAAAGCCGAAAGGATTATTCGCTTTCTTGAGCGGGACCTTTAATATGCCTGATGACCCAAAGATCGTCGAGGATATGGCGCATGGCTATCTTATCCCCCAGTACTATGACACAGTGGATGGTTATAAGTCCAAGCTAAAACGAGCAGGGTTCATGATAGTCAAGGTAATTGAATACGTTTGGGATTTTAGAATTCAAAACAAGCTGTGGGGTGATGCTTATAAAAAGCACTACGATACTATTGTAAAAGAGCAAGGTAAAGAAAACACGGATTTACACATAATTTATTTTGACACCTACCTAAAACTTATTGATGAAGGTCGCGCAGGAAATCACCTATTTATCTCACAAAAGCCCGGCGGCCGAGTCATAAGCTAA